Genomic DNA from Pigmentiphaga litoralis:
ACCTGGCTGCGCACGAACGAGAATCCCGACTGGTGCTTTGGCTACGACGTCTTCAACGTGCCGCTGATCCAGCCCTGATCTATCGTTGTTGCCGGCAACGTTGTGATCGTCAACGTTGTGATCGTCAATCTTTTCTCTGACGTATAGTGCTGGGCTTATGGATAACGGGTACCGAAACTTCGTGTTGAACGTGAACGGCGCAGGCGTCGTCGTGCACGCGGACCCGGAAACGCCCCTGCTGTACGTGCTGCGCAATGATCTGGAACTGAACGGCCCGAAGTTTGGCTGTGGCCTGGGTCAATGCGGCGCCTGTACCGTGCTGGTGGACGGCGTGGCGGCGCGATCGTGCGTCATCCCGGTCAAACGGGTTGGCGCGCGGCAGGTCACCACGCTGGAAGGGCTCTGCCACAACGGCCAGCCCGGCAAGACACAACAAGCTTTTATCGATGCCCAGGCCGCGCAATGCGGCTATTGCCTCAACGGCATGATCATGACGGCCGAGGCGCTGCTGCGCCGCGACCCGCATCCTTCCGAACAGACGATTCGCGACGAACTGCACTACAACCTGTGCCGCTGCGGCACGCACGTCGAAATTCTTGCGGCCGTGACACGCGCCGCCCAGGCGGAATGACCATGGCCCAAGGCCTGCCCGCCCGCCCCGGTTCCGCTGACACCCGTGACCTGACGCCACCCGATCCGGGCACGACGCTGCACGGTGTCGTGCTGCGTCCGCCGCGCATGGACTGGGATGGGCAGCGGTACACCGGCATGACCTTGCGCCATGCCGACGACCGCGCCGTGCGCACGATCCCGGGTGTCTTCCCTGCCGTGGTCGACCGGCATTTTGCCGGCGTCGTGGCGGTCAGCGCCGTGCTGGCCGACCAGGGCGCGAGCCGGCTGGTGCTGGAGTGGAATGCGCCGCTGCGGGAACGCAAGCAAACGGCGGGAAAGACGGACGCGGCAGGTGAAGCAGGTGCTGGCCAGCGGGTGGCGGGGGCAGCGGCTGCTGGTACTGGTGTCGGTGTCGGTGTCGATGTCGGTGCGGATGCAGTTGCGCGTGCGGGCACCGCCGGGGCAGACACATTTTCTCGTGATTATGCGTGGCCGCAGCCTCAGGCGGCCGACGCGTGCTGGGCCGTGGCTTGGGTGCATACGCAGGGCGTATCGATCTGGGCGCCGGTGGTGGATGCCGGCGCGTTGCGTGTAGAAATCGCCGCCTTGCTCTCGCTTGCAGTCGATCAGGTGACGGTGTTGCCGACTGGGCAACCGGGGCATGCCGGGGCGTTCGATGCCGCGGC
This window encodes:
- a CDS encoding (2Fe-2S)-binding protein, coding for MDNGYRNFVLNVNGAGVVVHADPETPLLYVLRNDLELNGPKFGCGLGQCGACTVLVDGVAARSCVIPVKRVGARQVTTLEGLCHNGQPGKTQQAFIDAQAAQCGYCLNGMIMTAEALLRRDPHPSEQTIRDELHYNLCRCGTHVEILAAVTRAAQAE